From Desulfuromonas soudanensis, the proteins below share one genomic window:
- the cowN gene encoding N(2)-fixation sustaining protein CowN — MHSTGTDRYLTYKNIDCAGNSKKLLALLRRHIDDPTKSNAFWQQFREKLDRVGHPQENKGRVIDELFLIHTYINNLYEIFEEYDDTEALALLEAIERECC, encoded by the coding sequence ATGCACTCGACCGGCACCGACCGCTACCTCACCTACAAAAACATCGACTGCGCAGGGAATTCAAAAAAGCTCCTGGCGCTGCTGCGCCGGCACATCGACGACCCGACGAAGAGCAACGCCTTCTGGCAACAATTCAGGGAGAAACTTGACCGGGTCGGCCATCCGCAGGAGAATAAGGGGCGCGTCATCGACGAGCTCTTTCTGATCCACACCTACATCAACAATCTCTACGAAATTTTCGAGGAATACGACGACACCGAAGCCCTCGCCCTGCTCGAAGCCATCGAGCGGGAATGCTGCTGA
- a CDS encoding SseB family protein → MTELDQALDKFIRDDKEQAQYYDLILNTNFYIPTLEDETAAGKTTVIENDTINPIVLEAEGKSYLMLFDSEERLSAWAKSAVAYVVLPGHAIAAMTPPDLHWAVNVGTSFSKEFVPEEIGWLKEIVEKHNAEEDEQK, encoded by the coding sequence ATGACGGAACTCGACCAGGCACTGGATAAATTCATCCGGGACGACAAGGAACAGGCCCAATATTACGATCTGATCCTCAACACAAATTTCTACATTCCCACCCTCGAAGACGAAACCGCAGCCGGCAAGACGACAGTGATAGAAAACGACACCATCAACCCGATCGTCCTCGAAGCCGAGGGGAAGTCCTATCTGATGCTCTTCGACAGCGAGGAGCGTCTCAGCGCCTGGGCGAAAAGCGCCGTCGCCTATGTGGTCCTCCCCGGGCATGCCATTGCAGCGATGACTCCCCCCGACCTGCACTGGGCGGTGAACGTCGGAACGAGTTTCTCCAAGGAATTCGTCCCCGAGGAGATCGGCTGGCTCAAGGAGATTGTGGAAAAACACAACGCGGAAGAGGACGAGCAGAAATAA
- the modA gene encoding molybdate ABC transporter substrate-binding protein, whose protein sequence is MAGKLTVFLTLLLCWSAPALAGEVRIFAAASLNNAMKEISSQYRQKHPGVDFVENYAGSGTLARQVDAGAPADLFVSANPRWIEYLRERGLLAPETIGVLTHNALVFVARKETAVSSLAETAHLQRIAIGSPNSVPAGEYARQALETAGLYENLAAAGALVFAKDVRQALMYADRGEVDGAFVYRTDALLAPHATIRFVVPKALYPQVTYPMALTALGAKNPEAQAFFVYLKGDEAMAVLEKHGFKVN, encoded by the coding sequence ATGGCCGGAAAGTTGACCGTATTCTTGACCCTGCTGCTGTGCTGGAGCGCTCCCGCCCTGGCCGGCGAGGTCAGGATCTTTGCCGCCGCCAGTCTCAACAACGCCATGAAGGAGATCTCCTCCCAGTATAGGCAGAAGCACCCCGGGGTTGATTTTGTGGAGAATTACGCCGGTTCGGGGACCCTGGCTCGCCAGGTCGACGCCGGCGCCCCCGCCGATCTCTTCGTCTCCGCCAACCCGCGCTGGATCGAATATCTCCGCGAGCGCGGACTCCTGGCACCGGAGACGATCGGGGTCCTGACCCACAACGCGCTGGTGTTCGTCGCCCGGAAGGAGACCGCCGTCTCTTCGCTGGCCGAAACGGCCCATCTGCAGCGCATCGCCATCGGCTCCCCCAACAGCGTCCCCGCCGGAGAGTACGCCCGCCAGGCGCTGGAGACGGCGGGGCTCTACGAGAACCTGGCCGCCGCCGGCGCTCTGGTCTTCGCCAAGGACGTGCGTCAGGCCCTGATGTATGCCGACCGCGGCGAGGTGGACGGCGCCTTCGTCTATCGCACCGACGCCCTGCTGGCCCCTCATGCGACGATCCGCTTCGTCGTTCCGAAGGCACTCTATCCGCAAGTCACCTATCCCATGGCGTTGACCGCCCTCGGGGCCAAAAACCCCGAAGCCCAGGCCTTTTTTGTCTATCTCAAAGGGGACGAGGCGATGGCGGTGCTGGAAAAACACGGCTTCAAAGTGAACTAG
- a CDS encoding nitrogen fixation protein NifQ: MTYYTDSIRKYAADDRYAGTLPDADGTGEVGLGAEEAGRRLAVRFALRLADGAVAAIRFQVFGCGFTIAACAAAAELAEGRLLEEAAAITAQRIEAQLQGLPEERSYCAELAVAALQAALESARGGSAVQSGRLGAGEEDHHPLITPEDPVYRALMESPAPRGVASEDRRLFASLLAVAAREAANPADALGLSSDDLAELRAVYFPAAPPSSPSTKRTAEPPPAINDEVRKLLLTHVPKDQKGTPVPSSQWLAQCLAARAARPGHLWIAMGLFERPQLTAAIARHLPSLAAANDKGMRWKRYLFREICNRSGGLSCQSPTCGACSDYALCFAPEE; this comes from the coding sequence ATGACCTACTACACGGACAGCATTCGAAAATACGCCGCCGATGACCGCTACGCCGGCACCCTCCCGGACGCCGACGGCACCGGCGAGGTCGGACTCGGCGCCGAAGAGGCGGGGAGGCGACTGGCGGTGCGTTTCGCGCTGCGCCTTGCCGACGGCGCGGTGGCGGCCATCCGCTTCCAGGTCTTCGGCTGCGGCTTCACCATCGCCGCCTGCGCCGCGGCGGCCGAACTGGCCGAGGGGCGCCTCCTCGAGGAAGCCGCAGCCATCACGGCGCAGCGGATCGAAGCACAGCTGCAGGGACTCCCCGAGGAGCGCTCCTATTGCGCCGAGTTGGCCGTCGCGGCCCTGCAGGCCGCCCTGGAGAGCGCCCGGGGGGGTTCTGCCGTGCAGAGCGGTCGCCTCGGAGCCGGCGAAGAGGACCACCATCCCCTGATCACCCCCGAGGATCCGGTCTACCGCGCCCTGATGGAGAGCCCCGCCCCCCGGGGAGTCGCCTCGGAAGACCGCCGCCTCTTCGCCTCCCTCCTCGCCGTCGCCGCCCGGGAGGCGGCCAATCCCGCCGACGCCCTGGGGCTCAGCAGCGACGATCTCGCCGAACTGCGCGCCGTCTATTTCCCGGCGGCGCCCCCCTCCTCTCCGTCCACAAAGAGAACCGCGGAGCCCCCGCCGGCGATCAACGATGAGGTTCGGAAACTCCTCCTCACCCATGTCCCCAAAGACCAGAAGGGGACTCCGGTCCCTTCCTCCCAGTGGCTGGCGCAATGCCTCGCCGCCCGCGCCGCTCGCCCCGGCCATCTCTGGATCGCCATGGGACTCTTCGAGCGCCCGCAGCTCACCGCCGCCATCGCCCGCCACCTCCCCTCCCTGGCCGCAGCCAACGACAAGGGGATGCGCTGGAAGCGCTACCTCTTCAGGGAAATCTGCAACCGCAGCGGCGGCCTGTCGTGCCAATCCCCCACCTGCGGTGCCTGCAGCGACTACGCGCTCTGTTTTGCTCCGGAGGAGTGA
- the nifE gene encoding nitrogenase iron-molybdenum cofactor biosynthesis protein NifE yields the protein MADKPKIRELLDESACAHNKSKQSPCNAPTPGATSGGCAFEGAQISLFPYADAAHLVHGPITCLGASWETRATKTSYPGRDLTQMGFTTDISTSDVVFGGEKKLLSAIDYIMAHYTPEAVFVYATCVTALIGDDIDAVCRHAAEKYGVPMVPVHAPGFVGSKNLGSRIGGEAALAHLIGTKEPETTTPFDINLIGEYNVTGDLWQYSPLLGELGIRILSTLSGDGRIKEIRTAHRARLNVIVCAKSLISLTRKMEERYGIPTISLSFYGKRDTSAGLLAIAEALGDEGLIERTKALIAREEARLDGKLQPYRELFKGKKAVLNTGGNKTWSIASALQDLGIEVVATAVKKATEADRQKARETLGEAGVLMMNPGAEQAKIIDDTGAHLLLAGGRSLYTAIKKGIAFADVNQEKKKSYGGYDGLLNLAEDLKNALENPVFENVARRAPWEK from the coding sequence TTGGCCGACAAACCGAAAATCCGCGAACTCCTCGACGAGAGCGCCTGCGCCCACAACAAGAGCAAGCAGAGCCCCTGCAACGCTCCGACCCCGGGGGCGACCAGCGGCGGCTGCGCCTTCGAGGGGGCGCAGATCTCCCTCTTCCCCTACGCCGACGCCGCCCATCTCGTCCACGGTCCCATCACCTGCCTCGGCGCCTCCTGGGAAACCCGCGCCACCAAAACCAGCTACCCCGGCCGGGATCTCACCCAAATGGGCTTCACCACCGACATTTCGACCAGCGACGTCGTCTTCGGCGGAGAAAAAAAGCTCCTCTCCGCCATCGACTACATCATGGCTCATTACACACCCGAAGCGGTCTTCGTCTACGCCACCTGCGTCACGGCGCTTATCGGCGACGACATCGACGCCGTCTGCCGGCACGCCGCGGAAAAATACGGAGTGCCGATGGTTCCGGTGCATGCCCCGGGCTTCGTCGGCAGCAAGAACCTCGGCAGCCGCATCGGCGGCGAGGCCGCCCTGGCCCATCTGATCGGCACCAAAGAGCCGGAAACGACCACCCCCTTCGACATCAACCTCATCGGCGAGTACAACGTCACCGGCGACCTCTGGCAGTACTCTCCCCTCCTCGGGGAACTGGGGATCCGCATCCTCTCGACCCTCTCCGGCGACGGCCGGATCAAGGAGATCCGCACCGCCCACCGGGCCAGACTCAACGTCATCGTCTGCGCCAAATCCCTGATCTCCCTGACCCGCAAGATGGAGGAGCGCTACGGCATCCCGACGATTTCCCTCTCCTTCTACGGCAAGCGCGACACCTCGGCGGGCCTTTTGGCCATCGCCGAAGCCCTGGGAGACGAAGGCCTCATCGAGCGCACCAAAGCGCTCATCGCCCGGGAGGAGGCCCGGCTCGACGGAAAACTGCAACCGTACCGGGAGCTCTTCAAGGGGAAGAAGGCGGTCCTCAACACCGGCGGCAACAAGACCTGGTCCATCGCCTCGGCCCTGCAGGATCTCGGGATCGAGGTGGTGGCCACCGCGGTGAAGAAGGCCACCGAGGCCGACCGCCAGAAGGCCCGGGAAACCCTGGGGGAGGCCGGGGTATTGATGATGAACCCCGGCGCCGAACAGGCCAAAATCATCGACGACACCGGGGCGCATCTCCTGCTGGCCGGAGGGCGCTCCCTCTACACGGCCATCAAGAAGGGGATCGCCTTTGCCGACGTCAACCAGGAAAAAAAGAAAAGCTACGGCGGCTACGACGGCCTGCTCAACCTCGCCGAAGATCTGAAAAACGCCCTGGAAAATCCGGTCTTCGAAAATGTCGCCAGGAGGGCCCCATGGGAGAAGTGA
- the nifN gene encoding nitrogenase iron-molybdenum cofactor biosynthesis protein NifN translates to MGEVSHRSIKPLQVNPIKLSEPMGATLAFLGVDGCMPLMHGALGCTSFAKVYYTRHFAEPIAIQTTAVTDVTAILDGGDYSIVEAVKNITRKVTPSLIGLHTTGLTETKGDDIRQVASQIDFPLVWVNTPDYEGGLESGWGKATRAMIEQLVEPTEAIDDSKVLLLPHVSLTPIEVEKIKEFIASFGYEVLALPDLSTSLDGHLGEKQAALSSGGIRVEEIRGLAEAGMVISVGDSMLPSAAALQKKNPFLRHHHFPHLQGLAATDALVELLLQETGLSRPHPAIVRWRARLQDALLDSHFSLGQTRILVAGEPDQIAGLCASLHEAGGRVAVAISTVDSPQLERIPAARVLVGDLEDAEALCGACDLLVTNGHGEALAHRCCKALVLRGFPNWEEVGNQLKNDVLYEGGAYFLFECANAATAAREGHVGSDRSDQKKEE, encoded by the coding sequence ATGGGAGAAGTGAGCCATCGATCGATCAAGCCGCTGCAGGTCAACCCCATCAAGCTCTCGGAGCCGATGGGGGCGACCCTGGCCTTTCTCGGGGTGGACGGCTGCATGCCGCTGATGCACGGCGCCCTGGGATGCACCTCCTTCGCCAAGGTCTACTACACCCGGCATTTTGCCGAACCGATCGCCATCCAGACCACCGCGGTCACCGACGTCACGGCAATCCTCGACGGCGGCGACTACAGCATCGTGGAGGCGGTGAAGAACATCACCAGAAAGGTCACGCCGAGCCTCATCGGCCTGCATACCACCGGCCTCACCGAAACCAAGGGGGATGACATCCGCCAGGTCGCCTCCCAAATCGACTTCCCCCTGGTCTGGGTCAACACCCCCGACTACGAAGGGGGGCTGGAGAGCGGCTGGGGGAAGGCGACCCGGGCGATGATCGAGCAGCTCGTGGAGCCGACGGAGGCCATCGACGACAGCAAGGTCCTTCTCCTCCCCCACGTCTCCCTGACGCCCATCGAAGTGGAGAAAATCAAGGAGTTCATCGCCTCCTTCGGCTACGAGGTCCTGGCCCTCCCCGACCTCTCCACCTCACTCGACGGCCACCTTGGAGAGAAGCAGGCGGCCCTCTCCAGCGGCGGCATCCGCGTCGAGGAAATCCGCGGCCTGGCCGAGGCCGGAATGGTGATCAGCGTCGGCGACTCCATGCTCCCCAGCGCGGCGGCGCTGCAGAAAAAAAACCCCTTTCTTCGCCATCACCACTTTCCCCACCTGCAGGGGTTGGCGGCGACCGACGCCCTGGTGGAACTCCTCCTGCAGGAAACGGGGCTCAGCCGGCCGCACCCGGCCATCGTCCGCTGGCGGGCACGCCTGCAGGACGCCCTGCTCGACAGCCATTTCTCTCTCGGCCAGACCCGAATCCTCGTCGCCGGAGAACCGGACCAGATTGCCGGGCTCTGCGCCTCCCTGCACGAAGCGGGGGGACGGGTCGCCGTCGCCATCAGCACCGTCGACTCGCCGCAGCTGGAGAGGATCCCGGCGGCCAGGGTCCTGGTCGGCGATCTGGAGGATGCCGAGGCGCTGTGCGGCGCCTGCGACCTCCTCGTCACCAACGGTCACGGCGAGGCTCTGGCCCACCGCTGTTGCAAGGCTCTGGTACTGCGCGGCTTTCCCAACTGGGAGGAGGTCGGCAACCAGCTGAAGAACGACGTCCTCTACGAGGGGGGGGCCTATTTCCTCTTCGAGTGCGCCAATGCGGCAACGGCAGCGCGGGAAGGCCACGTCGGATCCGACCGGTCGGATCAAAAAAAAGAAGAGTAA
- a CDS encoding DMT family transporter, whose amino-acid sequence MTSSADPDSCISTRRALLQLLAGSICISFSPIFIKLAAVGPDAAGFYRMFFSAASLLLWVAVARVSLKIPRKALLVLILGGLALGVDFMCWHRSIHLVGPGLSTLLGNFQVFFTALFSWLILKQKLSPLFLVALALALGGLLLITGVDLAALDAGYRLGLLLGLATALCYSAYILFIRAGMQHPAVSGVSAMLVISLVCTVFMGIATAASGASFAIPDTASLLSLIAVGVLSTTLGWSLISTALRHTPPTLASLVLLLQPALSFAWDVLIFGRPTSGHEVLGIGLILTAIYLGSRQP is encoded by the coding sequence ATGACCTCCAGCGCTGATCCCGACTCCTGCATCTCGACCCGCCGGGCCCTTCTGCAGCTCCTTGCCGGTTCGATCTGCATCAGCTTCTCGCCGATCTTCATCAAGCTGGCCGCCGTCGGCCCCGACGCCGCCGGCTTTTACCGCATGTTCTTTTCCGCGGCGTCGCTCCTCCTCTGGGTGGCGGTCGCCCGGGTCTCCCTGAAGATCCCCCGAAAAGCCCTTCTCGTCCTGATCCTGGGCGGACTCGCCCTCGGCGTCGACTTCATGTGCTGGCACCGCAGCATCCACCTCGTCGGCCCCGGCCTCTCGACGCTCCTGGGGAATTTCCAGGTCTTCTTCACCGCTCTTTTTTCCTGGCTCATCCTGAAGCAGAAGCTCTCCCCCCTCTTCCTCGTCGCCCTCGCCCTGGCCCTCGGCGGCCTCCTCCTCATCACCGGAGTCGACCTGGCGGCCCTGGATGCCGGATACCGCCTCGGTCTCCTTCTCGGCCTGGCCACCGCCCTCTGCTATTCGGCCTACATCCTCTTCATCCGGGCGGGGATGCAGCATCCGGCGGTGAGCGGCGTCTCGGCGATGCTCGTCATCTCCCTCGTCTGCACGGTATTTATGGGGATTGCGACCGCGGCTTCCGGCGCGTCCTTTGCCATTCCCGATACCGCTTCGCTTCTGTCCCTCATCGCCGTCGGCGTGCTCAGCACCACCCTCGGCTGGTCGCTGATCTCCACGGCGCTGCGCCATACGCCGCCGACCCTCGCCTCCCTCGTTCTTCTGCTGCAGCCGGCCCTTTCCTTCGCCTGGGACGTCCTCATCTTCGGCCGTCCCACCAGTGGCCATGAAGTGCTGGGGATCGGCCTGATACTGACGGCGATCTACCTCGGCTCCCGGCAACCCTGA